TTGCGCAGAACCGGCAGAACTTCTTCTTGGGGGTGAATTTCTTTTTGAAGGACATGGCTTAGGCCTCCACGGGGGCAGCGGGCACGTACTTGTCGGCCAGCTTGACGGTGACGAACTTGAAGATGCCGTCGGTGATACGCACGATACGTTCCAGCTCGGCCACGGCCTTGCCAGGAGAGGTGTACTCCATGCGCACGTACTGGCCGCGAACGAACTTGCGCACGGGATAGGCCAGCTCTTTGGT
The nucleotide sequence above comes from Desulfovibrio sp.. Encoded proteins:
- a CDS encoding 30S ribosomal protein S6, whose protein sequence is MRKYETLLLLSPELNAENKKGVIDNLVAIIEREEGTMLSVDDWGTKELAYPVRKFVRGQYVRMEYTSPGKAVAELERIVRITDGIFKFVTVKLADKYVPAAPVEA